Proteins from one Planctomyces sp. SH-PL62 genomic window:
- a CDS encoding ATP-binding protein — MGEFERKSTPPIILVAVAATAAGLGGFAIERLGRVASDPGSTSHAWHLIAIQGLILAVLCMTGVALWHLRRRDEAEASGAGLLAVLEAAPNGVALIDGSCRVVLVNARVESMFGYHRDELLGRPIEILLPEAAEFLCRRAAPEAPPVLRRDLGAIRGLETQGRLKGGGTTPVAVSLGIVELRDAPVAACIVHDLSDRLREEARLRDAYRALRFANARLRGVVEGTTDQIAALDRDRRFILLNTAYKSRFAALFGREIEQGMRLDDALAGRTDAFARLAARWDRALAGERFQTVVAYPDADGGVIHLELTYSPIRDDQGDLLGASQMVRDVTDRIEADEALRRNAAQLEALGASREKAYAALQAAYDELKQAEGQLVQAEKLSALGQLIAGVAHEINNPLAFVGNDLAILQRDVAGLVELVRLYQQAGSTLADRHPELAAEIDALADRMDLEYSLESLESLTNRAREGLGRIRRIVKDLRDFARLDGGDLEEADLNAGIATTLSIIAGPARDRQVEVAPDLQELPAVTCSPGKINQVVLNLLINAIDASPPGSSVTLRTRPHGDGVTIEVIDQGVGIAPDFRRRIFDPFFTTKPVGKGTGLGLSISYGIIQDHGGRIEVESAPGEGSHFTVFLPLSPPRKVRLPVEAAPVSRDDA; from the coding sequence ATGGGCGAGTTTGAGCGGAAATCGACGCCTCCGATCATCCTGGTCGCCGTGGCCGCGACGGCCGCGGGCCTCGGCGGATTCGCGATCGAACGGCTGGGGCGGGTCGCGAGCGACCCGGGCTCGACCTCCCACGCCTGGCACCTGATCGCCATCCAGGGCCTGATCCTGGCGGTCCTCTGCATGACGGGCGTCGCCCTCTGGCATCTTCGCCGTCGCGACGAGGCCGAGGCGAGCGGTGCGGGGCTGCTGGCCGTGCTGGAGGCGGCCCCCAACGGCGTTGCGCTCATCGACGGCTCGTGTCGGGTGGTGCTGGTCAATGCGCGGGTGGAGTCGATGTTCGGCTACCATCGCGACGAATTGCTGGGGCGGCCGATCGAAATCCTGCTCCCCGAGGCCGCCGAGTTCCTCTGCCGTCGCGCCGCGCCAGAGGCCCCTCCGGTCCTTCGCCGCGACCTGGGGGCGATCCGGGGCCTGGAGACGCAGGGCCGACTCAAGGGGGGCGGGACGACGCCCGTCGCCGTCAGCCTCGGCATCGTCGAGCTGCGTGACGCCCCCGTGGCCGCGTGCATCGTCCACGACCTCTCGGACCGGCTCCGCGAGGAGGCCCGGCTCCGCGACGCCTATCGCGCGCTCCGGTTCGCCAACGCCCGCCTCCGGGGCGTGGTCGAGGGGACGACCGACCAGATCGCCGCGCTCGACCGAGACCGCCGATTCATCCTGCTGAACACCGCGTACAAGTCGCGATTCGCCGCCCTGTTCGGTCGCGAGATCGAGCAAGGCATGCGCCTCGACGACGCCCTGGCCGGCCGCACCGACGCCTTCGCGCGACTGGCGGCTCGCTGGGACCGCGCGCTGGCCGGGGAACGCTTCCAGACCGTCGTCGCCTATCCCGACGCCGATGGGGGCGTGATCCACCTGGAGTTGACGTACAGCCCGATCCGCGACGACCAGGGCGATCTTTTGGGCGCCAGCCAGATGGTCCGCGACGTCACCGACCGCATCGAGGCCGATGAGGCCCTCCGCCGCAACGCCGCCCAGCTCGAAGCGCTCGGCGCCTCGCGCGAGAAGGCGTACGCCGCCCTCCAGGCCGCCTACGACGAGTTGAAGCAGGCCGAGGGGCAGTTGGTGCAGGCCGAGAAGCTGTCGGCCCTGGGCCAGCTCATCGCCGGGGTCGCCCACGAGATCAACAATCCGCTCGCCTTCGTGGGGAACGACCTGGCCATCCTCCAGCGCGACGTGGCGGGGCTCGTCGAACTCGTCCGGCTCTATCAGCAAGCGGGATCGACCCTCGCCGATCGGCATCCCGAACTCGCCGCCGAGATCGACGCGCTCGCCGACCGGATGGACCTCGAATACTCGCTCGAAAGCCTGGAAAGCCTGACCAACCGGGCGCGCGAGGGCCTGGGGCGGATTCGTCGGATCGTCAAGGATCTCCGCGATTTCGCCCGCCTCGACGGGGGGGATCTGGAGGAAGCCGACCTGAACGCGGGGATCGCCACAACCCTCAGCATCATCGCCGGGCCGGCCCGCGATCGCCAGGTCGAGGTCGCGCCGGACCTTCAGGAACTGCCCGCCGTGACCTGTTCGCCGGGCAAGATCAATCAGGTGGTGCTCAATCTCCTGATCAATGCCATCGACGCCAGCCCTCCGGGCTCCTCGGTGACGCTCCGCACCCGGCCGCACGGCGACGGCGTGACGATCGAGGTGATCGACCAGGGCGTCGGCATCGCCCCGGACTTCCGAAGACGGATCTTCGACCCCTTCTTCACGACTAAGCCCGTCGGCAAGGGGACCGGGCTGGGGCTCTCCATCAGCTACGGCATCATCCAGGACCACGGTGGCCGGATCGAGGTCGAATCCGCCCCCGGGGAGGGCTCGCACTTCACCGTCTTCCTGCCGCTCTCGCCCCCCCGAAAAGTGCGACTTCCCGTCGAGGCCGCCCCCGTGTCCCGCGACGACGCCTGA
- a CDS encoding type 1 glutamine amidotransferase domain-containing protein gives MAATNKLLAIVTSADEYKKLGYRTGLWLGELTHFTDVAEEAGFTVDVASPRGGKAPLDPESLAHGVLSEGGTQERYQDRDYMNRLDRTMTLAEVDPAKYDAIFLAGGHGAMFDFPDSTDLQQLVADFWEAGKVVSAVCHGPAGLLNVKVAGTPLLAGKKVTGFSWNEEAKVQRQDAVPYNLEDELQNRGAEYSQAWFAFGSHLVEDGRLITGQNPASARGVGEAVVKKPREG, from the coding sequence GTGGCCGCGACGAACAAGCTCCTGGCGATCGTGACGAGCGCCGACGAGTACAAGAAGCTCGGCTATCGTACGGGCCTCTGGCTCGGCGAGTTGACCCACTTCACCGACGTCGCCGAGGAGGCGGGCTTCACCGTCGACGTCGCCAGTCCCCGAGGAGGCAAGGCGCCGCTTGATCCCGAGAGCCTGGCTCACGGCGTCCTGTCCGAGGGGGGGACGCAGGAACGCTACCAGGACCGAGATTACATGAACCGGCTCGATCGGACGATGACGCTCGCGGAGGTCGACCCTGCGAAGTACGACGCGATCTTCCTCGCCGGCGGTCACGGTGCGATGTTCGACTTTCCCGACTCAACCGACCTCCAGCAGCTCGTCGCCGACTTCTGGGAGGCGGGCAAGGTGGTCTCGGCCGTCTGCCACGGCCCCGCCGGGCTTCTGAACGTCAAGGTCGCCGGCACCCCGCTGCTCGCCGGCAAGAAGGTGACGGGCTTCTCCTGGAACGAGGAGGCCAAGGTCCAGCGCCAGGATGCGGTCCCGTACAATCTGGAGGATGAACTCCAGAACCGAGGGGCCGAGTACTCCCAGGCCTGGTTCGCCTTCGGCAGCCATCTCGTCGAGGACGGCCGCCTGATCACCGGCCAGAACCCCGCCAGCGCCAGGGGCGTCGGCGAGGCGGTCGTCAAGAAGCCCCGCGAAGGCTGA
- the glgP gene encoding alpha-glucan family phosphorylase, with amino-acid sequence MVGQTKLLDKLKELARNLWWCWQANVIDLFRELDPTLWREVDHNPVEFLKRLPTDQLERRAAEMALDSRIDYAFRRLSEYLKDSDSWGAINATILRARPVAYFSAEFGLHESLPIYSGGLGVLAGDHLKSASDLGIPLIGVGLLYNQGYFRQSLDSNGWQQESYLNADTDLLPIEIVDGPDGQPLRVAVETTTGTLHARVWRVEVGRTLLLLLDSNVPENGEYDRQLTARLYGGDARTRIRQELLLGVGGVRAIRALGIRPSVLHLNEGHSAFATLEKIREQMEETGMPFGEVVRDVAQMTVFTTHTPVAAGHDRFPAQLVEEHLGKIREAMNLSYDDFMGLGRVYPHDLEELYCMTVLALKLSRYANGVSSLHGVVSRRMWHPLFPNVTEEQVPIGHITNGVHVQTWVAPQMAMLFNKHLGVDWSKRQRHPETWSAIETVDDAELWETQQVLKARLINFVRSRLISQARKRNEPESRVQRFANVLDPNALTIGFARRFATYKRAGLVLQDVDRMVDLIKNAGRPIQFVFAGKAHPEDRMGKELIQHIVKITWDERFTGNIVFVEDYDMNVARHLVQGVDVWLNNPRRPQEASGTSGEKAVLNGALNFSILDGWWAEAYDGSNGFAIGAGTTHASIQVQDERDHASLIETLTNQVVPIFYDRDAAGLPRKWIARQKDAFRTLAWKFNADRMVMDYVSRSYLPAAGGLSRQ; translated from the coding sequence ATGGTCGGTCAAACGAAACTCCTCGACAAGCTCAAGGAACTGGCCCGCAACCTCTGGTGGTGTTGGCAGGCCAACGTGATCGACCTGTTCCGCGAGCTCGATCCGACGCTCTGGCGCGAAGTCGACCACAACCCGGTCGAGTTCCTGAAGCGGCTGCCGACCGACCAGCTCGAACGCCGGGCCGCCGAGATGGCCCTGGACTCCCGGATCGACTACGCCTTCCGGCGGCTCTCCGAGTACCTGAAGGACTCCGACTCCTGGGGCGCCATCAACGCCACGATCCTCCGAGCTCGGCCGGTGGCCTATTTCTCGGCCGAATTCGGCCTGCACGAGAGCCTGCCGATCTACTCCGGCGGCCTCGGCGTCCTGGCCGGCGACCACCTGAAGAGCGCCAGCGACCTGGGCATCCCCCTGATCGGCGTCGGCCTGCTCTATAACCAGGGGTATTTCCGGCAGTCTCTGGACTCGAACGGCTGGCAGCAGGAAAGCTACCTCAACGCCGACACCGACCTGCTCCCGATCGAGATCGTGGACGGCCCCGACGGCCAGCCGCTCCGGGTCGCCGTCGAGACCACGACCGGCACGCTCCACGCCCGGGTCTGGCGGGTCGAGGTCGGCCGCACCCTGCTCTTGCTGCTGGACTCCAACGTCCCGGAGAACGGCGAGTACGACCGCCAGCTCACCGCCCGGCTCTACGGCGGCGACGCCCGCACTCGGATCCGCCAGGAGCTGCTCCTGGGCGTCGGCGGCGTCCGCGCCATCCGCGCCCTGGGGATCCGCCCTTCGGTGCTCCATCTCAACGAGGGCCACAGCGCCTTCGCCACGCTGGAGAAGATCCGCGAGCAGATGGAAGAGACCGGGATGCCGTTCGGCGAGGTCGTCCGCGACGTCGCCCAGATGACGGTCTTCACGACCCACACCCCGGTCGCCGCCGGCCACGACCGCTTCCCAGCGCAACTCGTCGAGGAGCACCTGGGCAAGATCCGAGAGGCCATGAACCTGTCGTACGACGACTTCATGGGCCTGGGCCGGGTCTACCCGCACGACCTCGAAGAACTCTACTGCATGACCGTGCTCGCCCTTAAGCTTTCGCGCTACGCCAACGGCGTCAGCTCGCTGCACGGCGTCGTCTCGCGACGCATGTGGCACCCGCTGTTCCCGAACGTCACCGAGGAACAGGTCCCGATCGGCCACATCACCAACGGCGTCCACGTCCAGACCTGGGTCGCCCCCCAGATGGCGATGCTCTTCAACAAGCACCTCGGGGTCGACTGGTCCAAGCGCCAGCGCCATCCCGAGACCTGGAGCGCCATCGAGACGGTCGACGACGCCGAGCTCTGGGAGACCCAGCAGGTCCTCAAGGCCCGCCTGATCAACTTCGTGCGAAGTCGGCTGATCTCCCAGGCGAGGAAGCGGAACGAGCCCGAGTCCCGGGTCCAGCGGTTTGCGAACGTCCTGGACCCGAACGCGCTGACCATCGGCTTCGCCCGGCGGTTCGCCACTTACAAGCGCGCCGGGCTGGTCCTCCAGGACGTCGACCGGATGGTCGACCTGATCAAGAACGCCGGCCGGCCGATCCAGTTCGTCTTCGCGGGCAAGGCCCACCCCGAGGACCGGATGGGCAAGGAGCTGATCCAGCACATCGTGAAGATCACCTGGGACGAACGATTCACCGGGAACATCGTCTTCGTCGAGGACTACGACATGAACGTCGCCCGGCACCTGGTGCAGGGCGTCGACGTCTGGCTGAACAACCCCAGGCGACCCCAGGAGGCCAGCGGCACCTCGGGCGAGAAGGCCGTGCTCAACGGAGCCCTCAACTTCTCGATCCTCGACGGGTGGTGGGCCGAGGCGTATGATGGGAGTAACGGCTTCGCGATCGGCGCCGGGACGACCCACGCGTCGATCCAGGTCCAGGACGAGCGCGACCACGCCTCGCTGATCGAGACGCTGACGAACCAGGTGGTGCCGATCTTCTACGACCGCGACGCGGCGGGGCTCCCCCGCAAGTGGATCGCCCGCCAGAAGGACGCGTTCCGCACCCTGGCCTGGAAGTTCAACGCCGATCGCATGGTCATGGACTACGTGAGCCGCAGCTATCTCCCGGCGGCCGGCGGCCTCTCGCGCCAGTGA
- a CDS encoding biliverdin-producing heme oxygenase: MMMSRLKEATRPHHEAIEARLDFFKLSRSIEGYTRVLRRFHGFHRPAEEAFDRLSGWAAVGIDPAERRKTPLLKDDLKILGLDEAAIDVLPVCPTLPPLSDLPEAIGLMYVLEGSTLGGQYIRKRVEATLGLTPGRGCSYFASYGDRVGPMWKAFSAAVDAFATSEPAREAIARSAVASFGAIDAWFAEDAPGAR, from the coding sequence ATGATGATGTCCCGGCTCAAGGAGGCGACGCGCCCGCATCACGAGGCGATCGAGGCGAGGCTGGACTTTTTCAAGCTCTCCCGATCGATCGAGGGTTACACGCGCGTCCTCCGTCGGTTCCACGGCTTCCACCGTCCGGCGGAGGAGGCGTTCGACAGGCTTTCCGGCTGGGCCGCCGTCGGGATCGACCCGGCCGAGCGCCGGAAGACGCCGCTCCTGAAAGACGACCTGAAGATCCTCGGCCTGGACGAGGCGGCGATCGACGTCCTCCCCGTCTGCCCGACGCTCCCTCCCCTGTCCGACCTGCCCGAGGCGATCGGGTTGATGTACGTCCTGGAGGGCTCGACCCTGGGAGGCCAGTACATCCGCAAGCGCGTCGAGGCGACGCTCGGGCTGACGCCGGGGCGAGGGTGCTCCTATTTCGCCAGCTATGGCGACCGCGTGGGGCCGATGTGGAAAGCCTTCAGCGCCGCGGTCGACGCCTTTGCAACCTCCGAGCCCGCGCGCGAGGCGATCGCCCGATCGGCCGTCGCCTCGTTCGGGGCGATCGACGCCTGGTTCGCCGAGGATGCGCCCGGGGCCCGATGA
- the trpB gene encoding tryptophan synthase subunit beta — translation MSHSASPESSAPPTPRQTPDALGRFGEFGGRFVPETLMDALNQLSEAYEEAKADPEFRRELEDYWKDYVGRPSPLYRADRLTKFAGGAAIYLKREDLNHTGAHKINNALGQVMIARRMGKTRVIAETGAGQHGVATATACALFGIPCTIYMGEEDIRRQKLNVFNMRTMGATVVGVSSGSKTLRDATNEAFRDWMGSSKETHYTIGSVVGPHPFPMIVRDFQSVIGREARAQILEKIDRLPDAVVACVGGGSNAAGIFYPFIGDEAVELVGAEAGGRGGKVGDHAASLTQGKPGVLHGSFSYVLQDDDGQTQDVHSISAGLDYPGVGPEHAYWKDRGRVRYESVTDAEALAAYGESARHEGILPALESSHAIAQAFKEARRLGPGKVLIACLSGRGDKDAYEVARLRGEPIA, via the coding sequence ATGTCCCATTCCGCCTCCCCCGAATCGTCCGCCCCCCCGACGCCCCGGCAGACGCCCGACGCCCTGGGCCGCTTCGGCGAGTTCGGCGGCCGGTTCGTGCCCGAGACGCTGATGGACGCCCTCAACCAGCTCTCGGAGGCCTACGAGGAAGCCAAGGCCGACCCCGAGTTCCGTCGCGAGCTGGAAGACTACTGGAAGGACTACGTCGGCCGCCCCTCGCCCCTCTATCGCGCCGACCGGCTGACGAAGTTCGCCGGCGGCGCCGCCATCTACCTGAAGCGCGAGGACCTGAACCACACCGGCGCGCACAAGATCAACAACGCGCTGGGCCAGGTGATGATCGCCCGCCGGATGGGCAAGACGCGGGTCATCGCCGAGACCGGCGCGGGCCAGCACGGGGTCGCCACGGCCACCGCGTGCGCCCTGTTCGGCATCCCCTGCACGATCTACATGGGGGAGGAGGACATTCGCCGCCAGAAGCTCAACGTCTTCAACATGCGGACGATGGGCGCGACGGTCGTCGGCGTTTCCAGCGGCTCGAAGACCCTCCGCGACGCCACCAACGAGGCGTTCCGCGACTGGATGGGATCGTCCAAGGAGACGCACTACACCATCGGCAGCGTCGTCGGCCCGCACCCGTTCCCGATGATCGTCCGCGACTTCCAGTCGGTCATCGGCCGCGAGGCCCGCGCCCAGATCCTTGAGAAGATCGACCGCCTGCCGGACGCCGTCGTCGCCTGCGTCGGCGGCGGCTCGAACGCCGCGGGGATCTTCTATCCGTTCATCGGGGATGAGGCCGTCGAGCTGGTGGGCGCCGAGGCCGGCGGCCGGGGCGGCAAGGTCGGCGACCACGCGGCGAGCCTCACCCAGGGCAAGCCCGGCGTCCTCCACGGCAGCTTCAGCTACGTCCTGCAGGACGACGACGGCCAGACCCAGGACGTCCACTCGATCTCCGCCGGGCTCGACTACCCCGGCGTCGGCCCCGAGCACGCCTACTGGAAGGACCGCGGCCGCGTCCGCTACGAGAGCGTCACCGACGCCGAGGCCCTCGCCGCCTACGGCGAGTCCGCCCGCCACGAGGGCATCCTCCCGGCCCTCGAATCGAGCCACGCCATCGCCCAGGCGTTCAAGGAGGCCCGCCGCCTCGGCCCCGGCAAGGTCCTCATCGCCTGCCTCTCCGGTCGCGGCGACAAGGACGCCTACGAGGTCGCCCGCCTGCGCGGCGAACCGATCGCCTGA
- the trpA gene encoding tryptophan synthase subunit alpha → MNRIDALFSRLKAENRRALMPFLTAGDPDLATTALLIQELVRRGADLFEVGIPYSDPVADGPVIAASYHRALTQGVRVGHIFQTLRTLRAEGDEAIRQTPLISMVSYSIVNKMGVDRYLNDAATAGLDGLIIPDLPVEESAKLQEKATLRDLKLIQLITPTTPRARAVEIARLTTGFIYYVSVAGITGERKALPPELKENVAWLRTQTDLPICIGFGIGSPEQVHELAEVADGLIVGSALVRRLADAPNRPRADVVKEIGEFIGSLADALGDATGR, encoded by the coding sequence ATGAACCGCATCGACGCCCTCTTCAGCCGCCTCAAAGCCGAGAACCGGCGCGCCCTCATGCCGTTCCTCACCGCCGGCGACCCCGACCTGGCGACGACGGCCCTCCTGATCCAGGAGCTGGTGCGCCGAGGGGCGGACCTGTTCGAGGTCGGGATCCCGTATTCCGACCCCGTCGCCGACGGCCCCGTCATCGCCGCGAGCTACCACCGAGCGCTGACGCAGGGAGTCCGGGTCGGGCACATCTTCCAGACCCTCCGCACCCTCCGGGCCGAGGGAGACGAGGCGATCCGCCAGACCCCGCTGATCTCGATGGTCTCGTACTCGATCGTCAACAAGATGGGCGTCGACCGATACCTGAACGACGCCGCGACCGCGGGCCTCGACGGCCTGATCATCCCCGACCTCCCCGTCGAGGAATCGGCCAAGCTCCAGGAGAAGGCGACCCTCCGCGATCTCAAGCTGATCCAGCTCATCACCCCGACGACCCCGCGCGCCCGGGCCGTCGAGATCGCCCGCCTGACCACGGGCTTCATCTATTACGTCTCGGTGGCCGGCATCACCGGCGAGCGCAAGGCGCTCCCGCCGGAACTGAAGGAGAACGTCGCCTGGCTGCGGACCCAGACCGACCTGCCGATCTGCATCGGCTTCGGCATCGGCTCCCCCGAGCAGGTCCATGAGCTGGCCGAGGTGGCCGACGGCCTCATCGTCGGCTCCGCCCTCGTCCGCCGCCTCGCCGACGCCCCCAACCGCCCCCGCGCCGACGTCGTCAAGGAGATCGGCGAATTCATCGGCTCGCTGGCCGACGCGCTGGGCGACGCGACAGGTCGTTGA
- a CDS encoding serine/threonine-protein kinase produces the protein MSQGFLGEQLGSFRLEEVLGSGAMGIVFKATQETTGRPAAVKIVQGEVADNAKLLQRFSREAEIIKQFRHPNIVRWLATGKFRGTYYFAMEYVEGSTLDKVLQERGEIPWLEVVDLAIQICDALQYAHQQGVVHRDLKPSNLMVTPDGRIKLTDFGIAKDLDRTALTAPGRTLGTAAYMAPEQIRGTPAVSHKTDLYALGALLYQMLVGKPPFSGSSAVVLMHCHINEPPPRPSAKVQEIPKALDDVVVALMAKNPTERPWDADAVSVILRELREKAEKKQTVAMVWPEAGSSAANPTRAGIGVEAAPPKGAAKSKKKKKGRSSGVSSAANLDGDERSFFTRDRMEVGGLVLGLVAIAALVAYWLWPPGAEYLYRHAVPLMESTRRSDWLTARAEYIDPLDKRFPDHPYREETQAWRDKIALDEAEGRAKLLASPTPTPFSQPQTNGERQFAAFHSLASKAEAEGDELTAQRYWREMIGTIAADDPDERKWLLLAHHRADDLATRIRERRAFVEQQYLRAVAALQAGRPREASAIQGMLREKYGRYTDLAEFFAPVPTPSPEPPPQPTDASDGEKSPAEPE, from the coding sequence ATGAGTCAGGGCTTCCTCGGCGAACAACTCGGCTCGTTCCGTCTGGAGGAGGTCCTCGGCTCCGGCGCCATGGGGATCGTCTTCAAGGCGACCCAGGAGACCACCGGCCGCCCGGCGGCCGTGAAGATCGTCCAGGGCGAGGTCGCCGACAACGCCAAGCTGCTCCAGCGGTTCAGCCGCGAAGCCGAGATCATCAAACAGTTCCGCCACCCCAACATCGTCCGCTGGCTCGCCACCGGCAAGTTCCGCGGGACCTATTACTTCGCCATGGAGTACGTCGAGGGCTCGACCCTCGACAAGGTCCTCCAGGAGCGCGGCGAGATCCCCTGGCTCGAGGTCGTCGACCTGGCGATCCAGATCTGCGACGCCTTGCAGTACGCGCACCAGCAGGGGGTCGTCCATCGTGACCTGAAGCCCTCGAACCTGATGGTCACCCCTGACGGCCGGATCAAGCTGACCGACTTTGGGATCGCCAAGGACCTGGACCGCACGGCCCTGACCGCGCCCGGCAGGACCCTGGGGACGGCCGCCTACATGGCGCCCGAGCAGATCCGTGGCACCCCGGCCGTCAGCCACAAGACCGACCTCTACGCCCTGGGCGCGCTGCTGTACCAGATGCTCGTCGGCAAGCCGCCGTTCAGCGGGTCGTCGGCTGTCGTGCTGATGCACTGCCACATCAACGAGCCGCCGCCCCGCCCCAGCGCCAAGGTCCAGGAGATCCCCAAGGCCCTCGACGACGTGGTCGTCGCCCTGATGGCGAAGAACCCGACCGAACGGCCGTGGGACGCCGACGCGGTGTCCGTGATCCTCCGCGAGCTTCGCGAGAAGGCCGAGAAGAAGCAGACGGTGGCCATGGTCTGGCCCGAGGCCGGATCGTCCGCAGCCAATCCCACCCGCGCCGGGATCGGCGTCGAGGCCGCGCCCCCAAAGGGGGCCGCCAAGAGCAAGAAGAAGAAGAAAGGTCGATCGTCCGGGGTCTCCTCGGCCGCGAATCTCGACGGCGACGAGCGGAGCTTCTTCACCCGCGACCGAATGGAGGTCGGGGGACTGGTCCTGGGCCTGGTCGCGATCGCCGCTCTCGTCGCCTACTGGCTCTGGCCCCCTGGCGCCGAATACCTCTACCGGCACGCCGTCCCGCTCATGGAGTCAACCCGGCGCTCGGACTGGCTGACCGCACGGGCCGAATACATCGACCCGCTCGACAAGCGGTTCCCCGACCACCCCTACCGCGAGGAGACCCAGGCCTGGCGGGACAAGATCGCGCTCGACGAGGCCGAGGGCCGCGCCAAGCTCCTCGCCAGCCCGACCCCCACCCCCTTCTCGCAGCCCCAGACCAATGGCGAGCGCCAGTTCGCCGCGTTCCACAGCCTGGCCTCGAAGGCCGAGGCCGAGGGGGACGAACTCACCGCCCAGCGCTACTGGCGGGAGATGATCGGGACCATCGCGGCCGACGACCCCGACGAGCGCAAATGGCTCCTCCTGGCCCACCATCGGGCCGACGACCTCGCCACGCGGATCCGGGAGCGTCGCGCGTTCGTGGAGCAGCAGTACCTCCGCGCCGTCGCGGCGCTCCAGGCCGGCCGGCCTCGCGAGGCCTCCGCGATCCAGGGGATGCTCCGCGAGAAATACGGCCGCTACACCGACCTCGCCGAATTCTTCGCTCCCGTCCCAACGCCCTCCCCCGAGCCGCCGCCCCAGCCCACCGACGCGTCCGATGGCGAGAAAAGCCCCGCCGAACCGGAGTGA
- a CDS encoding SRPBCC family protein: protein MLKTTASLEIPASAERVWRLIGGFDSLPDWLPLISESTPSEGGRIRTLKTSDGVVIVERLQAFSEADRSYSYSFVQSPFSVRDYFATLRVREAADESAAVVEWSGTFTPVGIADDEAIRLFDGIYQGGLAAIKNAFA, encoded by the coding sequence ATGCTTAAGACGACGGCCTCCCTGGAAATCCCGGCTTCCGCCGAGCGGGTCTGGCGACTCATCGGCGGGTTCGATTCCTTGCCGGACTGGCTCCCGCTGATTTCGGAAAGCACGCCCAGCGAGGGGGGACGCATCCGTACCTTGAAGACCTCGGACGGGGTCGTGATTGTGGAGCGTCTGCAAGCCTTCAGCGAGGCCGACCGCTCCTATTCGTACTCGTTCGTCCAGTCGCCGTTCTCGGTGCGCGACTACTTCGCGACGCTGCGGGTGCGAGAGGCGGCGGACGAGTCGGCGGCGGTCGTCGAATGGTCGGGGACGTTCACCCCCGTGGGGATCGCCGACGACGAGGCGATCCGACTCTTCGACGGGATCTACCAGGGCGGGCTCGCCGCGATCAAGAACGCCTTCGCCTGA